Part of the Lolium rigidum isolate FL_2022 chromosome 6, APGP_CSIRO_Lrig_0.1, whole genome shotgun sequence genome, aagGTTTTGAACAAGTTCAAAAGACGTGTACCACGTCGCCCCGCACCCGGAATTCAGAGCAGAGCTCAGCCCAGGTCGCATCGCAGTCAAAGCCGCCACTGCGCTTCGCCGTCCCCAAAtctgcgcgcgcgcgcgccctgATTCTCATCCGGCGCTCAAAAAATGCCGCCGCTGACGCCGGCGGACGCGTCCCTGATTCTCGACCACGTCGTGGGGAGCCCCTCCATCCCCGCCGCCGCGGCCAACGCGCTGCTCGCCTCGCTCCCCTTCCCCTCCCGCCCCACCCCGCGCCTCCTCCGCTCCGTactcctccgccgcctcgcctccgACCCCGTCTCCGCCGCCGCGCTCGACTCCCTCCAGCTCCTCGCTTCCCTCCCCTCCCCCGCGCCCCTCATCGCCGCCGctcacctcgccgtcgccgccttcctcgCTGCCTCTGCGCCCGACTTCGACGCCGCCGCGCGGGCCCTCTTCGCCCACCCCggcggccgcgcgcgccgcgcgTTTGACGGGGACCCAGCGCTCGCCTCCCCCGAGGCCGGCGCCGTCGCGTACCAGTTTGAGGACGCAGTCGGGAACACGTTCTCGCAGGACGCGCTGAGGAGACTGTGGGGCAACCGCGCCGAGGCGGAGGGGCGGGTGAGGGAGCTCCTGGCGGCCGAGTGGGCCGCCATCGGCCCGTCGATGTTGGAGGTCGCGGCCGAGCGGATTGTTGGGCACGGCGCCGTTGAGACGTGGGGATCCGCCGACGAATCCACCCGCGCCAAGTACCTCATGCTAGGTGAGGATTCTTCTATTCTGGCCAAATGGAGCATTATTATTTTGCCATGACGGTTAGCTAGATAGTGTGTTCTAGAAATTCTTAGGAAAATTACTCACACATTTCCCGGAGACTTCCTTGGAATTTATTTTTCTTACATTTAGCAGCTAAAGTTTGTGTGTGATGTGTTGTCTTGGTACTTCTTTACTTCTTTTTGCAGATGATAAGCCACAGTTTATAATTCATACTAAGGCTGTGATGTTTTTGATGTAGAAACATAGTCAATGAGGGTAAACATTGCATTTCGACACTAGAGTGCATAGGGTTTGAACCTCACTTGCTTTATGTATGCAAGTGCTTTAGTTTATAGATTATTAGATTGAGGAATGGTGAGAAAGAATTAAGActtgaaactttattgtacatggtAGATCATGTTATATCCTATATTTCCTGCATGTAGTACACTTTGTCGTGGTTCAACACACCATTAGGTTCCAGTACATACGTGTTCCTGCACACTTGATGTAGTAGAGGATAAGTATTGACACTTTGACAGCGACGTCTGACGTTTGGAGTTGCCATACTTACACTTGTCCCCAGTAAAACAATGAGTGACTCTTTCCACCGCAGATCATAGCCTTACCACTAGTTCCCTGATGGCCGGCAGAAAATTCATTTCGGATTCCTGTTTTTTTAGGCCTGTTCCTCTACGCACATCACTCATACAGTTGGAATGGTAGCTGGAGGTATTTTAAATTGTTGCATTCAGATACTAGTGCGTACAAGGTCATCATTTGTGTATAATTGATGTACGATAATGGAACTTGCAGCCGGGGAAGAAAGAGGACGTGAAATTTTGGGCAAACTTGAAGAACCTGCCTCTCATGTGAATCCAATTTCGACGCCTGAAGTTAATAAGGTCATACATGCCCTCAAATCAAGATGTGCCGACCTTCACAGTGTAGTGGAGGATCCATTACCGGCTGCAAAAGCAGCTGCAGATGAGGTGTTGGCTGCAAGGATGGATAAAACACGTCATATTGTTGCTGAAGAAGTTAATAATCGGGCAGCTAATTCTAGCGTTGCTGGTTCAAGTGCTGTGAATGACCAAGGTGAGGTGTTGAGGAAAGGCACACCATCCAACATTATGGATTGGAACCCTACAGCGCGGAGTTTTCATGTGAGTTTCTTGTGTGTATTATTTGTTTTAATATTTTCCGAGGATTGTCCATATTTGATTCACTCAGAGTAACTAAATTGATTTGAGACGACTGTGGTTCATCTTATTTGTACTTAGTTCTCTTAGAACTGCAATAAGCTATGctgctccctccgtcccatggaacttgtttgagatttgtctaaatttagatgtatctagatacatccgaattttgaCAAACCTTCGACATGTTtcacgggacggagggagtattacagaACTGCAATAAGCTATGCTATTACAGCACCATTGTCATGTCAATGAACACCATAAACATCATATATTTATTTGCATTTGTTATTTCGGAACTTGCATGTTGCTACTTTTCCACCACAGACTTCTCTTTTGGTGCTTTGTGGGAAACTGGATAGTATGTCATTAAATATGTCGACATATGCTTTCTCTACAAGGTTTTTGAGTCGCCGAGTTAAAACGAGTTGCCAACCCTGCAACTCAGTGATCAGTCGACGAAAGTCGCTCTATAGTCGCGAGTCACCCTGATTTTAATGACTTGGCGATTAGTCTTTGATTATACAACGACTCAAAAACCATGTTTTTCTACAAGCTACTTTCATATCTATGACCAAAGATTATCCAATTAAAATACATCAAATATGTGTTGGAGCTTATTGTGCTATTGATATTTAACAGGATTCTGTCAAGTTAATACAATTAAATGATTAATAATTTTTAGTAAACATTGTTCTAGTTTTCTCAATGCATGTCTAGTAGCACTGTATATCTCAGGAATTGAACTATGCTATAGTCTAATTAGAATAATAAGTGCAATTCAAGTGATTTGAGCATTCGAAGACTTTTCTTAGTACATAGGATAGCTTCATAGCATAAGGCCATAAGCCTCAAAACATCAAGATTTTGGCGACTATGCTAAAAAACGGTTGTTTGCAGTGGGAGGACTCGCTTGATCCTGAGGGCTCAAGATCAGAATCAACTAGACCACACTTGCCTAGCCCAAGGAGAATATCTGTTTCTCCTTTGCAAGTGGCAAATAATAAAGCCAGGCGTAGAAAGGCAAGGAAGTGGAGCTCGGAAGAAGAAGAGATGCTAAGAAAGGGTGTGAAACAGTATGTATTTTGTCTCCCTGTTGGAATTCGTTATTTGATTTCTCCTCTTCCTGCATGATTGTTTACATAGTGTCTCAAtgcagtttcagcaattttcttgTATGATTCTTACCGCTTCTCCTTATTTATATATTTATCTATTGTGAAGGTTTGGTAACGGCAGTTGGAAGGATATTTTGCTTCACAATCCTGATTTCTTTATTGGTAGAACACAGGTGGGTACTGAAATTTGAGACTAAAgttcgttttatttcctgatcttTCGTGAAGCTGTAACCGAAGAAATTGTATTTTGCAGGTGGACTTGAAGGATAAATGGAGAAACATGATGAGGTAACAGAGAAACATATCAGAGTTGACAAGGGTGGATGAATTACATTAGGATTTATGGTACATTAGGGTGGTTTGAAGTTGCATGCCTTTGCGCCACTGTAGCTGGGATGCGTTTTTTGTGGTGTCGCCTACAAAATGGCAGACTGCCTCGAGCTCCCCTTATCTGTCTATCTAGCTGCTATTATTGATGTAGTTTCTCCCTGTAATaatttaggggttcctccggcatttTGATCTTTCATGCAGGATGTCTTTGTATTTGTGGAAGCCATATTACACATGAGGGATGTTATGACATAACCTAGTTGCAACAACTGAAGTTCTCCAGAAGTTATTGAATTGTGTATGTACAACAGTCTTCTACATCTTACAGATTGGCCACATTTTTTCATAATCTTTGCTCCTTTGTAGGCAGTAGCTTTTTGCAGTCTTTGAGCAATTTGTTAGTCCTTGGTTCTGTCTGTGATGTGATGCTATGTGTTTCGCTAGTCCTTGGGTTTGGCTGCGATGTGATGCTACGGGTCTTCTCAGCTGCTGGTCTGCAGAGGTGAGACTGAAGGAGTGTACTTTAGGGCGTGTTTCGTAGCCTGCATCAGCTGCACCACTGGCGTAGTGGGAAGAAGTTCCCGTTTGATGGTCTGCATAGAGTTTTTCGGCCTtgtggagatttgggctctgccTGTTTCGTAGGCCGGTTTTCAGGCCTAGAACATCATccatgttgtttggttgcaacccataatCTTCTTTTGCTAACCCTTTCCCTtcggtggtgaggttaccagcgatcaacagcaGCAGAAGCAAGGACACAACCACAGTTCAGGCAAACTTAGCACTGATCATAGTTGACGGTCATAGTTCATGACACAGGACGATCATAGTTCACGACACAACATAGACAATCATAGTTCAACACACGACACGAACAACAAGTAGACACATACATGGTAGCAGCGAGGCAGAACCAGATAAGCTTCAGACATGACTTTCGAAGACGACATACCTGGTGGCATCGTCATGGTAACGGCACATGATCATCACCttagtgcaggtgtggtcgaagatgactaCACTGTACTCGGCggaggacaccttcttgaagatgaggaactggcacacacacacacaccttctcgactaagtttgagggcagcacattgcattccagtgtgccattgttcaatcattggccaatgcactagacaaacaaaATAAGGCCTCATGTATTGGATCACACGGTAGGAAAAGggactgtccgcaaactaagtctagtgtgcaagtaatatggcacacatgactaagtttgcggGCAGCATCACGCCTTCCGTTGTTCCATAGTTAAATCATTGCCCATTGCAGAACTGAAGAAGTACAAACATGGAAAGTAAGGTAGCATATGACTCATACAATGAGGatatatggaggagatgtttgatcagaaccaatggcatggtcatgtttagtcatgccataggttctgatcaatcatcttctCACACACTATGATTCCTGGTTACAATCATCGGCCTAGTTTAATCAGAAACAACACAATCTAGAACAAACTACCGCGACTCATTCCGCATAGCAATCTGAACATGCTAAACCCCAGCACAAAAAATCCTTCCTCTCTCCGCATGCACTGTAAAATCTAGCAGTTTCAGCAATCCACAGTCCGATCTCGGAAGGATCTACCGCGATTGAAGAttagagtaacagatctaagcaaatcgagcCGTGAACACCAAGACCTCGACAAGAACAACAACCAATGGGGACAAACACCTTGTAAACATCAATTCGAACCCTATactaatggaaaccctagcagatctaatgtgcatgtcgtcgcaaatgcccgagaatggcatgttctggtagaacgagtacgaaggtgagaaggagaggtcgttaccgccattgttccggccgaggacgagctcgaggtcgcgggcgaactcgagatgccgatgaagaccgCCGAGCAGGTTCAGGCCAATGTCGCAGTGCTGCTCGCTGACGTTtcctcctccggtaccggtgctTCTCCGTGCGGCGGTCCGGCGAATTagtcggcgggaggggaaccgccgagtgatgtgacagtttgggggaggtgagagtgcggtcgcgagtgagaggaaggagatggAAGCGGTGAGCCTAATTATGACGCGTGTTCCCGAAGTGACGCGACGTTTCCGCCTCACTTCCCACGCGTGCAGCCTTCTGGCCGTAATGGGCCTGACCCCGGAGAAACTACcattccgggcgttcctccagggcctgtcccgggggtgctttaaaacccggttCCTGCAAGAACGCGACGGTCTGTAGGCAACCAAACGGCCCATTTCAAGACCCAGCCCATGCAAAAAAACTCGTCTGCagactaccaaacgcgcccttattGACCAACAACAACGTTTGTGTGGTGCTTGAGACTGAGTTTTCAGGTGTTTGTCTCAAGGCTAAAGATGATGTATGGCGTTCATGCGTTGAGTTGGGCAACCTTCCAACCTTGTGGGAGAACAAGAGGGAGGAATTTAATCGAGTTTCAAAGGAAGGTGTAGGAGCTGAATCAAATGAACAATTATAATGTTTTTTGTTTCTTTGTTCCTAAAACTTGGTCAGGTGCCCTAGCGTTCCCTCGGAAAAACATGTGGGTATTTTGGTCGATATTCGGACTTGATTCCCCATGACATGTGCATCAGTGGCGTTTTGCCAACTGAACAACTCGGCTCTGACGTCGCAAGAAGCAGTGGCTTCAACGCCAAACTAAGAAAAACACGTGAATTTTCTCAAAGACTTTGTTGAGCATGCACGTCGAAACTAGCATTGACCGTATGTTCATACACTGACATTGTTATTGGAGTCAAGCTCCtgatttccccctcttccattttTTATTTTGTGAAACACGTCTTCCTATCAACGGAAACATCGGCTCCTATTGTTAGAATATTTCGTTTTTACGAGATATAAAAGTGTGAAACCCGGATTTGTTCCTTGTTGGGCTCGGACCTGGGGTGTGACTGGCCTCCTAATCATCCAACCATGCAAACGAAATAACTGATGGGTTTTTTAACGGGAAAACTCCTACACTAAAATTTCAATATCTTTTAATAAGGAGATAAAATTTCAGCAATTATGGCTTGCTTCCACGCATGAATTTTGCTGGAAACGGTGCAGTTCTTGTTGTTTCTAGGAAGAAAAACTCTTGTTCCACACACGACCTCAAATTTGCACAAACCAACCTAGAGAGACTATCCTGTCGCGCATAGAAGTGAGAGTGAGCAAATCCTCGAGAGCGATCCAACAAAGCAACACCCTttgtttgcctttttttttttccaGCAAGGCTACTATACTTTTAGAATTCAGATGGCATTGCCGACACATCGAGAATAAACAGGAAAACAAATCTAGAGTTGTCAAATGTGCCGCACGCACATATTCGAAACTTACACAACTTACTATTACTATAGTAACTAGGGCGGAATTAACTGATTAGTTAACACCAGATGATGAGGACGGATCACGGGATCAGAGCCACAGAGCTCCGGCCTGCTTCAGGACCGGCACGAGCTCGCCGGCGATGTGCATCGCCATGAGGCGGTCGAGCCCGCCCACCAGCTTCCCCCCGATGAACACCGCCGGGAACGCCGCGtggcgcgccgtcgccgccatcgtaGCTACCGGCGCCGCGCCGTACGCATCAACGACGCCCTTAGCGCTGTTGACGCTGGACGACCGGAGCGCGACGACGAGGGCCGCCGggtcggcgtcgtcggcgaccTCGAGCACCGCCGGGTTGGCGCCCTGCCCCAGGAGCAGGCGCCGGGCCACGTGCACCATGCAGCAGCCCCGccgccccaccaccaccaccggcttcTCCTCCACCGTCCTCCGCACGTCGCCGACGTCGTCGGTGCTGGCCGCCGCCATCAGCCGCGGTGCCGCCCCCCTGGCTTCTTGCATGTTGTTGTTCGACGTTGGCGCGTGTGCGCGGCGTACGCGACCAGTTGAGTttgacgagcagcgaggcgatcgaGGGCGGAATTGGGTGTGTGTACTTGTGTGGGAGAGGAGTggatgcggagaagttgagaactaGAAATATGGGTTGGGGTTAGGACAGAGAGCATAGAGCCATGAAATGTGAGGTCATCCTACTTGTCCTGGCATGCCACAAGGCACGAGCTACATAGAGATTTGCTCCATAATGATCGTATCAAAAATATTAGAAACACTTGGTATATCAATTTATACGCACTGCCACACGTATGCGCGTCGGGTACGTCGAGTACAAGGTGTACAGCCAAGCCTACTCTACTCACGTCCAAGCAAAGCTTGATTCTCATCGTACTGAGTTTTGACCATTAGTTTGTAAGCATTCTGGTCACAAACTAGTAttacctccgtttcaaaataCGACCCTTATTGAAAATCTATTATCGTGTTTAATTTGCAGTTGCTAGATCGATCTAGTTTACCAATGTATCTGTAACATGCCGAAAGAAACAGATGTAAACACTAGAATCAAACCCATTCCATTCTTCAGAAACCAGCCATAAGATTCCGACTCCAAGTCAATGAACATGTCATACTACTTAAAAAAAAGAAACACGGATGCGGTCCAGTTGTACTAGTGCAGGGTCAGCAAACTGTTGCCGTCAGCCATACCACGTAGTCACGTACTAGAAGTTAGTTAAGAACGTCACTGCCATCGATCATCAGTTGAAAACCAAGTTGTCGTACGTCGTCTACGTCCCTTCCGTTCGGTAGTACGTACTACGTAGACCGGTGACTGAATGCGTTCCATCGTCGGTGCTAATGACCGAATGGTCGCTAGCGCGCAGGAGTACTGGAGTATGAAGAAACGCGTTAACCTTAATTGTGGTTCTCGTCTATTACGTTGACGAGTCCACTTATAATTATTGTTGGACCAAAGGTGCAGAACAAGTGAGCAATCTATGGATGGAAAACTTTCGTGCCGCCCAAGGGCACAAGGTTGCGAATGCTGATGTTATCGCAGCATTTGTGCAACTGGTATCAACATCTAAAGTCGTTATTCCATTCCAAATTAATTGGTGTTGTGGTATATTTTTCTATATCCTTGATCAAATCTAACTAAGTTTGACTCAGGATAACACTATAGCTAGAACTTCAGTTAATTTGAAAAGGAGAAAGTCTATAGATAGTAATTTTGTGCAACTCAGTTCACCATATACTACAACTTGATCGGCTCGAAAAATGGAAGTATCTTTTTTTAAAACTTATATAACTACTAAGGGTTTTTTCTTACAAGAGAACTACTGCACAGAGACATTTCAGTATCTTTGTAAAGATCAAAATGTCAGCAATTATGACTGTCTTGGACTCACACGGTTCATAGCCTCATAGGAACCAATTAACTACGGTTTCTCTGTCATTTCTTCGAAAGGGCTAGTACAATACTTTCAGATGGCATACACATCCAGAATAAACAAGAAGAAATTAAACCAAGATTACaggagagttcatgctaataactagGGTGGCAAGGGTCATGAGGAGTTGAAGACTGGTCAGAGCCACAGGGCTCCTGCCTGCTTCAGGACCGGCACGAGCTCCCCGGCGATGTGCATGGACATGAGCCGGTCCAGCCCGCCCACCAGCCTGCCGCCGATGAACACCGCCGGGAACGCCGCGtggcgcgccgtcgccgccgcgccgtaCGCATCGACGACGACGTCCTCGACGCTCTTAGTACTGATGTCCTTGGACCGGAGCGCGGCAACGAGGGCCGCCGGGTCGGCGTCGTCGCCGACCTCGAGCACCGCCGGGTTCGCACCCTGCCCGAGGAGTAGGCGCCGGGCCACGTGCACCATGCAGCAACCCCGccgccccaccaccaccaccggcttcTGCTCCACCGCCCTCCGCACGTCTCCGGTACTGGCCACTGCCGCCATCTGCCTTAGTTGTGCCGGCGCCATGGCTTCTTGCATATTCATGCGTGGGTGAGCGGCGTGCCTGTTTAGTTCGACAAGGTGTGAGCGGCGAAAAAGGGCTTAATTTGGACTTTGGTGTGTGGGTTGGCTCGTGGTAGAGAAGTGGGACGGTGGAGCCGTGGAGGAGGTCAGAAATATAGTTTGCGATTAGGACAGACGA contains:
- the LOC124667023 gene encoding uncharacterized protein LOC124667023 isoform X1, with protein sequence MPPLTPADASLILDHVVGSPSIPAAAANALLASLPFPSRPTPRLLRSVLLRRLASDPVSAAALDSLQLLASLPSPAPLIAAAHLAVAAFLAASAPDFDAAARALFAHPGGRARRAFDGDPALASPEAGAVAYQFEDAVGNTFSQDALRRLWGNRAEAEGRVRELLAAEWAAIGPSMLEVAAERIVGHGAVETWGSADESTRAKYLMLAGEERGREILGKLEEPASHVNPISTPEVNKVIHALKSRCADLHSVVEDPLPAAKAAADEVLAARMDKTRHIVAEEVNNRAANSSVAGSSAVNDQGEVLRKGTPSNIMDWNPTARSFHWEDSLDPEGSRSESTRPHLPSPRRISVSPLQVANNKARRRKARKWSSEEEEMLRKGVKQFGNGSWKDILLHNPDFFIGRTQVDLKDKWRNMMRMSLYLWKPYYT
- the LOC124667023 gene encoding uncharacterized protein LOC124667023 isoform X2 produces the protein MPPLTPADASLILDHVVGSPSIPAAAANALLASLPFPSRPTPRLLRSVLLRRLASDPVSAAALDSLQLLASLPSPAPLIAAAHLAVAAFLAASAPDFDAAARALFAHPGGRARRAFDGDPALASPEAGAVAYQFEDAVGNTFSQDALRRLWGNRAEAEGRVRELLAAEWAAIGPSMLEVAAERIVGHGAVETWGSADESTRAKYLMLAGEERGREILGKLEEPASHVNPISTPEVNKVIHALKSRCADLHSVVEDPLPAAKAAADEVLAARMDKTRHIVAEEVNNRAANSSVAGSSAVNDQGEVLRKGTPSNIMDWNPTARSFHWEDSLDPEGSRSESTRPHLPSPRRISVSPLQVANNKARRRKARKWSSEEEEMLRKGVKQFGNGSWKDILLHNPDFFIGRTQVDLKDKWRNMMR
- the LOC124658862 gene encoding monothiol glutaredoxin-S3-like; this translates as MQEARGAAPRLMAAASTDDVGDVRRTVEEKPVVVVGRRGCCMVHVARRLLLGQGANPAVLEVADDADPAALVVALRSSSVNSAKGVVDAYGAAPVATMAATARHAAFPAVFIGGKLVGGLDRLMAMHIAGELVPVLKQAGALWL
- the LOC124659043 gene encoding monothiol glutaredoxin-S3-like, with amino-acid sequence MVHVARRLLLGQGANPAVLEVGDDADPAALVAALRSKDISTKSVEDVVVDAYGAAATARHAAFPAVFIGGRLVGGLDRLMSMHIAGELVPVLKQAGALWL